In the genome of Ctenopharyngodon idella isolate HZGC_01 chromosome 16, HZGC01, whole genome shotgun sequence, the window atattttggaagtgaaatctgaaaggtgaatataaattattgaatttttaataatgaaaatgtgtgtgaaatattttgaattgaaatattcacagcttaaatatacgaccatgttgaatttcagtccataaaaatgcaagccctaaaaatacaatacattaaaatgcaagcaCAGTTAAtgtaatgcacttttttttttcaattagtgcaattcaacaagctttttatttcaaaaacatttggcatTAATTTACTTCCATATGTCTTAACACGCCACTCAACAGTAGGATATAGAAAGCAGTCAGACTCGACTGAACGAAAGATGTTCATCTATAATATGTTTACATAGGAAAATAGGGGGAAAACCAGTGCATTCTGTGCGAACCGGCCCTTATATTAACGAAACTTGAGTCTCGACTGTGAAACAGACTTATAAAACCAGACTTTTCAACTGATCTGACCGTGTTTATGCGGTACGCGAGAGCCGCGTCACGCGTACACAGGGGTtgtactgtattattattaagtgaTAGATGTCATTTTAATGTTGATGAGATCTAGCCTCGAACGCACGCTGATCTGTCATTGGCTGCTTTCAGACTATGAGGTGGATGAGGATGAAGTGAAAATGATCGAAAAACTACTTCAAGCGACATGGTGGTGTAAACTATAGAAGCAGTGCACGAatgctattttgttttacaatacAGTGTATAGAGGACATCTTATAAGTTCTAATGAACAGAAGTTGATGGATCCtgtttatatacataaaaaaaaaaaaaaaaaaaaaatggaggttTACCTTCTTATCTGATTTGTTTTTACCCTCTGTGTTTGCAATCTTGGCACCAGTCCCTCAAACATAAACTCAGTGGAACTTGCACCTCTGGTTCTTGAAGGTGAGGTCAGAAAGAGCAAGGAGAGCAAGGCTGTCTGAAGAAACTCCAGGAGGAGTCTCACAGGTATGTACTCTtatagtttaaagggttagctcacccaaaaatgaaaattctgtcattaattactcacagtcatgttgttccaaacctgtacataTTCGTAACACAaatgtagatatttttaatctgagtgatttctgtccctccattcacagctatgcaactaccactttgatgcttcaaaatgttcataaagagattattCATGTTCATATTAATGTTCAtaattaatccatatgaatctaGCAGTTTAGTCCTAATtatctgaagagacttgatcactttatatgatgaacagatttaatttaggcttttttcacatataaacactcatcaactcacacatcagttgtgttaaacggaagctcaagcatgtttgtttgATGTGCGAGAACTATCATCACTTAAGCACACTCAGTTTTCTTTGCTACTGCTAATGTGTTTGACGGAAACACTACAGCAGctggagaaaaaaatatattttaaaaaaatatatatatgtatttttaaaggtcaactaatggaaacattaatcaccatcatggtaacctcaaatgaaacaaacatgagagTTAAACTTCTATTATttctcaataagaactgctgtagatgaatgacagaaataaagtcagtctggttagtaataagtgaagctggtaatgctgtttgtggagttgtttaatcagatcttcagagatttaatgtcttttatcttcagttgatttcatctaaggctgtgactgaagtcagttgtagttcttgtttctgctcttctcttttttttcttctttccttcagtgattctgcttgataacaggcttgttaatgctgagatgactctataaataatatataaagattttgtggatcagataaggtccagttctggtttatttatttgctcttggctgacatgtggcatttcTATGGCCTGAttgtggcccagatctggcaaacaggagtggtccgcccaagtgccatcattcctgccacatgtggcccagatcatcaTTCCGCATgtgccagatgtgggccagGTCTGGGCCGACACAAATTTGCTATCTGgggaggttcattctcgtgtgttacaccaagtttgctgatcaatgtttatataattaaaagcctaaataaaatctgttcatcatatcaattgagtctcttcagaaaatttagactaaatcgctcaattcatatggaatTGATTTataatctctttatgaattctTTTAGTTCTGTAGCTGTCTGCAGGGACAGAAATTgcttagatttcattaaaaatatcttcaaatatataaagatgagcgaaagtcttatgggtttggaacaacacgactgtgagtaaatgacagaattttaatttttgggtgtactaaccTTTCAACACTGTGTTGCTACAAACTGTCCTGACCAACCCCCACCCACCACCCCTAGTAATGACTATTTTAAGCATTTGCAGGAAAGGTAAGATAATGTTCTCCATTTTAAGCAAGTGCTGCAGCTAAAtcatctgctgctttaaatgctggAGCTCTTTATTTCTGATTGGCTTCCAATGTTTTTGTTCATCAGTTGGAAAAAaaagttcccccaaaaatgattccaatgatattgttcCTCTTGTGTCATTATTGTTACAGTTATGGTACAGTTATCACTATTGTCTAAGAATGAAAGTgtgaattaaaaatgttatggttgtagttattgtccttggtgcGAATCAGCCTTGATTTAAATTTCTATCCTATTGTGGTTACAAAAATgtaaggttaaaaaaaatgtaattgtgcaTTTGAGGTTGTACTAATTTTTAATTTGTCTCCAACAGGAGTTTGCAGTCGTTGGTCAGGATGCATCCTCGATTGAAGGTCATGTGAATGGATATTCATAAGATGCAACCAAACACCTTGGTTTTCAAACTCTTTTGGCTTCTGTGTGGTGAGCTTTTAAACCAAATGTCTCATGCTTCACATTTCCATGCATACCTGAATGGAGTATAATTTAACCAGGTCAAAAGATGGACTTGCGGACTCTTGAAACATACTAAGCCTATGATGAATTGTGATTCacaagaatgtttaaaatgtacagttaaaatgaaatgtgtagtactgtttaatgttttaaagagtTACAGGTAATGTGTGTACTGTTTTTGGAAATGTGAAATTGATCAATATGTAAATGCATCCTGCAATATTGATGACACATTGTGAtacaatgtttaaatgtttttcctttgaAATCTGTGCATGAAATTGTgagattgtaatatttttaatgttatttaataaatgtggtAAAACAGCATTATGGCCTTTTTAATATGTTGTGTGGGGTACAAACGAACCATCATGAGGTACAAAgggcttgtcactggggcagtacccctAAAAGGACAAATTTGTACCATTTTAGGGGTACATGGTACCATAGCACTACAAGGTACAGTTTGGTCACCAAAGATACATATTTGCCTTTGAAAGGTACAAACTGCAAGGGTACCAATATGTACCCATTATAAAGGTGTACCCTtgagggtactgccccagtgacaagcctttgtacccctaaaggtacaaattttgcacattttttctgacagtgtagtcacgcaatgctgatgttgttaacattaacaatttgagaacaaagtataacaatgataataatttgCACACACAGTTTGacgtgatatgagctaagcggtCATTATACtgtgtttcaaattattatgcaagtgatcattcagattttagtttttctaagaaagtgtttgtttgtttatttatccatgtctttttagataactggtatcaatctcagacgaaataatttgccagatctacttaggtaaatggaaaccctacttaaagatgttgttccatattattaagcaagtcacagttctcttGCAAtgtggggaggaagaaagatctttctgaagatgaaaagcatgaaaaggtgcaatgttgtgcaaaaggcatgaaaacaactaatgtTGTGTGAAAAGTGGATGCAGATTATTGAACtgtcataagatttgtgagtgatttagagcacagcagaactcagataaagtcagataaaggcttattaaggaaactttctgtcaaacaagttaattgtattaaaatggCAGCTataaaaagccagtgttgagcagtaaacaggtatttgaagcttctggtgtctctggagtctcaagaacctctctatgcaggctggcagttatgtgtaaaattgcattttagcaATTCTCTAACCAAATCTCACAAAGagtaacatttacagtgggtgtagaaatacattttcaaacagttttattgctgtggtgttttttgcagcatgggctAGTGCGTTTTCCTGAATGAAAATCCTTTTATTTCAAAAGACactatcctttttttttataccatagcAGAAAATTGTCAGTTATaaactccacatatcttgcataagtcattttgacaccctcagagaccctaaagggaccttccgtctcacttcccaatattccagcccaaatcatcacccgctAGCTTCCTCgcagtcttgttggaacgtggtggccattcaccaaccatccagaaatccatccatttagaccatccattgtagtacaGCACTcatcagtgaataaaactatttaaaatgagtcttcatgtatttctaaacccactgtaaatgtttctctttgtgagctttggttaggagtggctgaaatgcatctttacacacaactgccagcctgcatggagaggcttcaaatacctgttttctgctaaacactggctttttttatagctgcccttttaatacagtttttttgacaggaactttcctcaataagcctttatctgaccgagttctgctgtgctctaaatcactcacaaatcttatgacaattcgataatctccattcagttttcacttgcttaataatgtggaacaacctctttaagtagggtttccatttacctaagtagatctggcaaattattttgtctgattgataccagttacactttcttagaaaaaccaaaatctgtttgtttattgtactgaaatcctactgatatgtctcttgcaataatttggaacacaggctgcatttacactggcacaaaaaatccgatcttttgctcacatctgacacagatcggaattagttgcacacgtgtaaacacaaaaatccacACGAGATCCGATTTTTTCACATCCCATCTAAaccacttccaaatgtggttttaaatccgATACATATCCGATCTCTGGACACGCGACCTACGTCTAAACACGTATATCCGATTCCCATTGGAattccaaggctgcatttacactgcaagtcttaatgcacagatccgatcttttgaccatatccgATTTTTTGGCCAGTGTGTTTACCTTCATTTTAGACGCGACTGGTATCCGgtatctgtgtttacattacttcctgctccaaaatgattgtcattgatagttttacatgcacatgGTAGATCCTCGGGTTTTGAATAaaacttatttatatatttcatgtcgAGTGGCCATGATTACCTGTCAGAATGGATAAGTTaacagctgtcagtgtcatgGATGAATTGCAGCGCAAAATCTGACTGAACGAATACAGACcggaaaaaaaggtaatttgcgtttgatattttatctacAGTTATTAGTTTtagaattccatttttttttcgaGCGAGctaaggagagagagagtgcgtacgcgagagagagagagatagctACAGTGAAGCTTTTGGCctataagaaaaacaacaacgcAGCGGTCTCTTTTAAATTAACCGGGCAAAGGTTGAAATTGCTGCGAATTGctgttaaaaagaaaagctgcgAATTTTTAGTGCGAGTGCATACAAGCACgtctgcttcataatacaacattGAAGCTACCTTTTAGTGAGCAAATGTGTCGCCCTCGCCTTGTGGTGGCTTGGAATTCCAACGGGAATCAGATATGCGTGTTTAGATAGGTCGCATGTCCACAGATCGGATATGTATCggatttaaaaatctgttttttttttctcagttggtcagaacaaaagtggcagatttgtttcttacttgttcagatgacattttctggtaaaaattcttattttggtcatacttctaagactacaatctgtgattccgaagtacagtatccacaccggtgtagtgactgacagcaaacattagattcatccgtgttgaggagctgtgccgatgcacaacccacgtaaagatgataattccacaaataactgcaattgcaggtttcaaacagggatggcgacaaagaggcaaaacttgcggactgcagctttaagatcATGTAATGGTAATAGAGATTATAAATTAAGTTGTTAAAGGGCTtccctaaaaatgaaaattcttccctaaaaataaatcatatactCGTGTAATTTCAAAACCTTCTTTctttgaagaacatttttttttgtccatagaaTGAAAGTCAGTAgggttttttaaaatatcttcttttgtgttccgcaaaagaacaacatgaggatgagtaaatccaagtgaactatcccttcaattAATTTGAGTGGCTTGAACCTTACAAAGCCTCATATTGCAAAAAAGTGTGAATTCTGACACTGTTTGTTCCTCAGGTCTGTGTGGGGCATTTATTCCTTGCATCTTGGGTTGTAAGGTGGCACAGGATAATGGTGACAGCTGCTGTTTGCCCTTCCTACCTGGAGCTATGATTGCATTGAGAACCAGCATCCGTGACAAATATCGTATTAATGTAGGCCGTGCAATAATACTAATGTTCAATATTGATTATTGCTTTTTTCCGAAGTTGATGTAGTGTTTTAATTCCTGCTGAAATCTATCATTTCATAACATTGGTGTCAAAGACTAGCACTGCAGTAAGTGCCTTGTTTCTTTTAGGGCTCTGTCTGTGATGACTGGGTGATTATGACCTGCTGTCCTTTCTGTGGACTCTGTCAGATGGCTCGAGAACAGAAGGCGAGAGGCTAATTCAAAAAGAATTAAGGGAAGAGAGTTGCCAAATGCCTggattcttattattattcttttataatATTCCAAACTATATCAGTGATTTAAATGATCCTTACATGAGAATTTACATTATGAATCAATccttaattaaattattatatttgtttaaagAAAGTATTCAAGATTTCTCTGCATAATCTAAGTAACTGGATCAGGCATTGTGTCCCATTGTCTGATATTCTTTGTTCTGGCTTGAAACCGTTTTGGTTCCTCTTTCTATTCCTGTGAAAACAATATCCTGTTTAAAAGAGAGAGAACGGCTATGATAGTTTTGCAAAATTATCCGGAGCAATTTCATTAAGGTAAGGTACTGTATTACATTTCTCTTTATATCTAGAAAATGTTCATATGATAAATAGTCAAcataatgaaattaattatGAGATCTTGGCTTATTAGGATTGCACACTGGTTTTGAACTATTCATCCTGTTTAACATATAGAGAGCCATTTATTCACATAATGTTACATAGCTCTCTGTCTACTTCCCCATGACAAGATTTATGCCTTTGTATGCACGTTAACATCATATCGTGAGCAAATggagcatgtgaaaaaaaaaaagagaaatttgtTAAGCAGAATGTGTCATGCATTTACATGTAAACTTacaaagtttttaatttaatatggtTTTGTTGTTTCAATccattattgtttaattatttacaattttaaGGAAGTTGATGTAAATAGAAcaaaagggggggggggaaaAGAGTCTGAGAAGTGGGAAATTGTCAATTGAGACGGGTTATGTGAGAGCATTAGAGAAGTTTGTTTACTCCTAATGTGAAAGTACACCTAATGTTTTTGTATCTACCTTTTTAGCACCTGTATTCATACATTAGATATACTTCCATAACCTTTGAAGTCATGTTATTAAtctgataataaataaaataaacataacatgtCCATAGTCTGTTTCTGTTGTATTtaatatgtttgaaaaaaaaaaaaaagtcaatttgaCTAGTAGCATTATGGgtcaataataattttatttctgatttatttttaaactgattaTAACCTTCCCCTCTTTTTTTCTAGCAGCTGGCTGTGTTAAACTCTCAATATTGGATTAGCTCATACTGAGTGAAGAACCTCGTAGTGTTGCTCTTTG includes:
- the cnfn gene encoding cornifelin homolog; this translates as MSYQTEPMTSQPQMTVTSYTVSHWSSDVCDCCEDCGICLCGAFIPCILGCKVAQDNGDSCCLPFLPGAMIALRTSIRDKYRINGSVCDDWVIMTCCPFCGLCQMAREQKARG